One window of the Microscilla marina ATCC 23134 genome contains the following:
- a CDS encoding ABC transporter ATP-binding protein produces MKSSTTNHLALSTQAISKYFYQPRTFQVLKEISFDVQKGEFLSLIGKSGSGKSTLLYVLSTMDTSYEGKLAINGQTLTGKSQNELAAFRNEHIGFVFQFHYLLPEFTAIDNVMLPALKLGKKTKAEIKKKALENLEILGIAEQATKPASQLSGGQQQRVAIARALINDPAVIMGDEPTGNLDSKNTKIVFDIFRQLAREHGQTIIAVTHDDDFAANCDRIIELSDGRLL; encoded by the coding sequence ATGAAAAGTTCAACAACAAACCACCTGGCGCTTTCGACCCAGGCAATTAGCAAATACTTTTATCAGCCCCGTACTTTTCAGGTACTCAAAGAAATATCTTTCGATGTGCAAAAGGGGGAGTTTTTATCTTTGATTGGCAAGTCGGGGTCGGGCAAGTCTACCTTGCTGTATGTGCTCTCTACGATGGATACCAGCTACGAGGGAAAGCTTGCCATTAATGGGCAAACCCTGACTGGGAAAAGCCAAAACGAACTGGCAGCCTTTCGCAACGAACACATCGGTTTTGTGTTTCAGTTTCATTACCTCTTGCCCGAATTTACGGCTATAGACAATGTGATGCTGCCTGCGCTCAAGCTGGGCAAAAAAACCAAAGCGGAGATTAAAAAAAAGGCGCTGGAAAACCTGGAGATATTAGGGATCGCAGAGCAAGCTACCAAACCCGCCAGTCAGTTATCGGGTGGGCAACAACAAAGGGTGGCTATAGCCAGGGCGCTCATCAATGATCCGGCGGTGATTATGGGCGATGAGCCTACGGGCAATCTGGACTCTAAAAACACTAAAATTGTATTTGATATTTTCAGGCAACTGGCGCGCGAACACGGGCAAACAATTATTGCGGTTACCCACGACGATGATTTTGCGGCCAACTGTGATCGCATTATTGAGTTGTCGGATGGGCGGTTGTTATAG